The sequence below is a genomic window from Lolium perenne isolate Kyuss_39 chromosome 4, Kyuss_2.0, whole genome shotgun sequence.
CATTTCGGAATCAGGTGTGCACCGTTGCATCGAGGCAGGGAACCGGAATTCGAAAATTTCCGCGATAAAATAACTCAATTTTTATTTGCTCTCAAATATATATGTAGTATTCCTTGGCATCGTATCTAAAGGTTTCTCTCATGATATCTGTTGGAAGCATTTTATCCCATTTCATTGCTCTTTCTTGGGGATGTTTTTTTCTTTTCAGTTTCATGGCCTTAGCCTTCGGAGGAAGACAAAACAATTGCATACGAAATCTTAGAAAAAGGTCccatagaaagaaaaaaaaggtcAATAAAGCACACTCGCCGCCCCCGACGGCGACAGACGGAAAAACATATCGCTATCAAGAGATACCGAGAAGATCTGAATATTATGTGCCGGCGCCATCTCCGGCCCTGACGGCGATAGATACACGGGAAACGCCTCCCCACATTCCCAAAAGCCCATCGTGCAAAGTCTCCGCGCCGGCCACCGGCCACCGTCCACCACCGCCGCGATGTGGCGCGCGGccgcgtcccgcctcctccgctCGCAGCACCCGCCCCCCTCCACGGCGGCCTGCACCCTGCGCCACACCCGCCTCTTCTCCCCTCCCCCGCCGCAGCCGCGCCCGGGTCCGGAGGCGGAGGTGACCGCGGCGGAGGCGCGGCGGCTGGTGCGGCTCGTCGGCGTGGAGGCGCTCAAGCGGCGGCTGCGGGAGGACGGCCGCGGCGAGGTGGTCGGCTACGGGGAGCTCCTCGACGCCTGCGTCGAGGCCGGGGCCGCCCGCACGCGCGGCGAGGCCGAGACGCTCGCCCGGGCCATGGACGACGCCGGGGTCGTGCTGCTCTTCCGGGATAAGGCCTACCTCCACCCCGAGAAGGTCAGCATTTCTCCCTAACTGCTCCCTAGGTTCTTCCTCGCGTTGCGCCTCAACTCGATTGTAGCTAAACCTAATTAAACGAGGTGCGCAGACAGAGATTTCACAAATTTCTACTGGTAGAGCTGCCTTTCTTTTGAAATTGTTCGAGAGATTCAAGTACTTATATCTGGCCATGTTTACGAAATGGATGCTCTAAAATTACTAATTACCAGATCGCTACATCGGTTGAATATAGGTGGCTGCTCAAAGCTGATCGAGTTTAGTACAAATATATGTTGCAATCCCATCCAGCTCAAATATTCTTATTTTCCAGTGTATTACTATGTTTCAAGTATGAAATGTATGTATTTGGGGGTCATGGTGCCCTGTTTGCACCGTTGTGCCGTTAGAATCTGGTAGACACAGATTTGTGGGTCCAAATGTATTACTCGATGATACTGGCCGCTGTTTTAATTCCGTAGCCGAGTTCAATTGAACGTCAAATAGTGGAGGGACTATTGTTGGGTAAAATTGCAATGTAACATTTTTTTTAGCTGAAGTAGCATATAATCAAATGGTACGTAGATTGATTCCTTTCGGAGTTAACGAAAACAAGATTTGACAATTCACATCATGTGGTTGAAATAAGGGATTTCCCTTCCCTTCACCTACCCTGGTCAGAACAAGGACCTTAGAATGCTGTAAGCAGAAAAGTGGAATCTTGTATTCCTGTATAGGTGATGCATACACCACTTAAGAGCGGAAAAAGAGCAGAAAGGCATCTAAGCATCCACCTGACATGTCGGTCAGTAAGGGTGTGTTCTGATTACAACAAAAGTTGACCATACCAAAAGAATTggcaagtccatgaagttttattGTTGTTTTGACGAGCTCCAAAATTTTGGCCTGCCCAGCGTTCCCGTGTATGCAAGCACCAGGGCGAGCGGGCGGCGTGGAATAGCTTGGCCAGAAAATTGGCTGTGTGCTTGCCCCCCTCTTCCTCAGCCAATCCAAATGTAATTAATCTTATTTAGTGCAGCCCAATAGAAGCCCAAAATACTTTATAGACTCTAATAATACTGTGATTTCCTTGTTTACCTTTTCTTCCAGCCTGAATTCCAACACTAGCAAGTAATACCTATTTCATCTTCGGGTGACACTTATCTACTCCTTTTTTTTTTGGCTCAAAAGCTTCCAACTGCAGCACCTTATCGGCTTATCTCATCAGTTATCTGGGTGTGAATTATTTTGCAAGTCTTTTGTGGTGATCAATTGTGTATGGTTGTGTGTTATTTGGTAATAGCTGAATATATTTTATTTATGCTACATTAAATATGGGCATGCTGTAGAATTTTCAGCTTGTAGATTTATGGTCATTGCCTGTTTTGAATGGTTATCGACTGTTTGTAGGTTGTGGACCTGGTCAGAAGGGCTGTGCCGCTTGCACTCACAGCAGATAACGACACGAGGCAAGAAGAATTCAAACAGCTCCAGGAAAAGAAGGAAGAAATTGACAAGCTGGCACACAAGCAAGTCAGGCGTGTCCTGTGGACTGGCTTAGGGTTCTTCATGACCCAGGTCGGACTCTTCTTCCGTCTCACGTTCTGGGAATTCTCATGGGacgtgatggagccgatcgccttCTTCACCACCACCGCTGGGCTGCTCGTCGGCTACGCCTATTTCCTTATCACCTCAAGAGACCCGACGTACCAGGATTTCATGGAAAGGATGTTTGAGTCGAGGAGGAAAAAACTCTGCGCCAAGCATGGCTTTGACATGGCGAAGTACCTGGAGCTGCAGAAACGTTGCAAGTGCCCTCTGGAAGGTCATCGTGAACATGATTCACACCACCTGAGCTGAAAGTTTATCCGTGTTTTCTTGATGACCATTTCTAGTTTCTAGAAGCGCTACCTTTTACAGAGAAATTGTATCACCAAAGTGATTGGAGTATATTTACAGAAATCGGCAATCACCTAACAAGTTAAACTGATTTAGCAATGTGTGTTCTTATCTGCATCAAGTGGATGATGCACGAGCTGTGGTTTTAACAACAATACAACTTGTTTTGAGATTCGACCAATAAGATACCAGTACCGGTATGGCTGCTGTAATGACAGTTTGGTGACTGCAGCCGTTGGTTGCATTTGTCGACTGGTGGCAAGTGGCATGTCAAAGCTGTACTCAAACGAATGGCAACGCAACAGTGAGCGCTGAGCATATTGGCATTTTGCTGGCATAGCTCAATCACTGCTTTCTCTGTTTCTGGAGTTCTATTCTTCCTCATTTAAAGGACCGGAGTAAAAGATGGGATCGCGCCAATGTTGTTTTTGAAGCAAGCATACATACACTAAACAACAATGAAGTTTCATAGGGTATATACTATTAGAGGATGAAAATTCCTCAAAGGGCCAGAGATTCAACTCTTGCGCATACAAAGAATTGAAGAATTTGGTTGTCCATCGTGCAACAAAAGATGTCAACACATGTATACTGCCTTAGTTGATTACATTCAAGTGCCTGCAATTTACAATACTCAGATATTATAATATTTATCCAACAATTCCTCTAACAATTGAGAAATAAAAAATTGTCCTAAAGATCAAAGATTTAAGAAACAAGGTGTTGCGCAGAAGTGTTAATATTGTACTATTAGCTCTATCAGTTTCTTGTCTGATTCCGATGGCACCATGGGTACTGGATCTGAAAGGGGAACACCGAGATAAAATGGCAGAGTTGGCGGCTACAAGAAACATAACTGTATTCAAACATGTCAGCAATCGCATTGCTTTACTTTGTATCTTGACTACTGCTGGCAGCCGGTTCCTTATCTGAAGGGCAAGTGTTAACTGGTAGACTTTCAGATGTTTTCACCTTGCATTGTTTCGTGCCCTTGGCTGAAAAAGGTAGTGTTAAATTTTAGTTACAGCACCATAGCAAATGAAGTAGTTTCTAGTAGCTGCCAGAATATTTGCCTGTTAATGACCCAAGAAAATCAGAAAATAATGGAAATTCCACGATCATGTTACaaagagatttcaaaatttgtcCTAATCTGAACAAGTAGCATATAATTGCAAAACTGGGAAAATCACACATCTCCAAAATATACCAAGCACGTCTGCCGCGTGAAAACGACTAGCCTTTTCTCGATACCAAACTACTATACTGAAAGATGAATACCAGGTGCACGTAACAGCTCTTAGAAATCATTTTGAATCTCTTACTTTGTCAAGAAAAAGCAGTATATGATTCTATTTAGATTGATTAGGTCAAATGGTACCATTTACAATAGTCATTAAAAACTATTTCATAACATAACGACTCTGCACAATTTGACCAACATATTCATATAAAGACATCTACTTTCACGAACATAAGGAGTACACAATTTGAGTGGATACCCAACTGGTTATAGATGTACCAAAATTCAAAGGAACCAGTTCTGGAAAGAGTAAATCAAATCATTAACATACCATGTACTTACGGGATGGACATAATGGGAAATAAGATGCAAGTTTTCTGGTATTTGTCCAGAATTAGTACATTTAGAGCTGTTGATATCTTATTTTACTTAAATGGAGCACATAAGCCCATCAGAAAGTTAGTTACATACGTATGTAACTGGATTTATAAAAAAAAAAGCCATTTTAACGTGTCAGAAATTATTCAGCATCATTGGATAAAGAAAAGGGTACGAACGCCACATGACTAACCAGCTTTCTTCTCAGTCTTCATGAATTGTCGACCTTTCTTTCTATCACTGACTGATGGCATGTTGTACAAATCCTTGTACTTGTCAAGCAAACCCTTCTTCTCCTCTAATAGGCCAAGCTTTTCATTAACTCTTCGTATATGTCCTTTACTACGACCACATGCTTCAAGATCGTTGAAAAGCTAAGCCATCAGAAAAGGCAGGGAAGGGTGATCCACATAAGTTGCAGTACAATATAATTACAAGTTAATCAGCTTCAAGTAAAAGAATAGATAAGTACTCTGTTAAGAGTAGAAGCTATTGAGGTCCATACCTTGATAAGCCTATCTAGCATATTGTTTCTGTAGTAAGTAGCCAACATATGACGGCAGAAACTCCAAGGAACTACACGCAGGTCATGGGACACTTTCTTCTCCC
It includes:
- the LOC127294433 gene encoding calcium uniporter protein 6, mitochondrial; translated protein: MWRAAASRLLRSQHPPPSTAACTLRHTRLFSPPPPQPRPGPEAEVTAAEARRLVRLVGVEALKRRLREDGRGEVVGYGELLDACVEAGAARTRGEAETLARAMDDAGVVLLFRDKAYLHPEKVVDLVRRAVPLALTADNDTRQEEFKQLQEKKEEIDKLAHKQVRRVLWTGLGFFMTQVGLFFRLTFWEFSWDVMEPIAFFTTTAGLLVGYAYFLITSRDPTYQDFMERMFESRRKKLCAKHGFDMAKYLELQKRCKCPLEGHREHDSHHLS